A genomic stretch from Onychostoma macrolepis isolate SWU-2019 chromosome 02, ASM1243209v1, whole genome shotgun sequence includes:
- the LOC131530095 gene encoding uncharacterized protein LOC131530095, whose protein sequence is MKPQELNAQSSSSKVMPNTYRGLDKDLDTLVSRLPDIPEGAGKWIRAFEEETTGKLLALGDIKALHAKCLGASKMNDILKQSGLHQAVGGPQADGASFDKHRRDIWLTLRAEYPVQTDQGFLRGEPMGDTENPTTYIQKQLRYWKEELERDPEQDKVLTALFRTAIVEAMPAAVKVKLEDVVGLKSKTHKEFRDHVVHAVEQYRRQELKMKNQVLQRKLTQLQLEELLNKKKKVQAVQKEDHSAVMAPVNTSVPVNPPAPMNVPAPVTATAQAPSAGTVNAPQGPAPVVIYLKPEQSNNRNLNRQQQRGGRGRGRFNNNQQKAGGPPGVCWGCNQPGHNRRDCLINPWQQDQPMAPGVNYGTTTSASPSSRPCQPMAWT, encoded by the coding sequence ATGAAGCCCCAAGAGTTGAATGCCCAATCCTCATCAAGCAAGGTCATGCCCAATACATACCGTGGGCTGGACAAAGACCTGGACACTTTGGTTTCCCGCCTTCCAGACATTCCGGAAGGTGCTGGGAAATGGATCAGAGCATTCGAAGAAGAAACAACTGGAAAACTTTTAGCCCTGGGTGACATTAAAGCCCTACACGCTAAGTGCCTGGGAGCCTCCAAGATGAATGACATCCTCAAGCAGTCTGGCCTGCATCAAGCAGTAGGTGGGCCTCAAGCAGATGGAGCCTCCTTTGACAAACATCGACGTGACATCTGGTTAACGTTGAGGGCTGAATACCCAGTGCAAACTGATCAAGGTTTCCTGAGGGGGGAGCCAATGGGGGATACTGAGAACCCCACCACCTACATCCAGAAACAACTAAGATATTGGAAAGAAGAACTGGAAAGAGATCCAGAGCAAGACAAAGTACTGACAGCACTCTTCAGGACCGCCATTGTGGAAGCCATGCCTGCAGCAGTGAAAGTGAAGCTGGAGGATGTGGTAGGTCTGAAATCAAAGACACACAAAGAGTTCAGAGACCATGTGGTCCATGCTGTGGAGCAGTACAGAAGGCAAGAACTAAAGATGAAGAACCAGGTGCTGCAAAGAAAACTGACTCAGCTGCAGCTTGAGGAGCTGCTCAACAAGAAGAAAAAGGTTCAAGCAGTGCAGAAAGAAGATCATTCAGCAGTAATGGCACCTGTCAATACTTCAGTGCCTGTTAATCCACCTGCACCAATGAATGTGCCTGCACCAGTAACTGCAACAGCACAGGCACCGTCTGCTGGAACAGTAAATGCACCACAAGGACCAGCACCAGTTGTCATCTATCTCAAGCCAGAGCAGTCAAACAACAGGAATTTGAACAGACAACAACAACGAGGAGGACGTGGCAGAGGAAGATTTAACAACAATCAACAGAAAGCTGGTGGCCCACCAGGAGTTTGTTGGGGATGCAATCAGCCTGGACACAACAGAAGAGACTGCCTCATCAATCCTTGGCAACAGGACCAACCAATGGCTCCAGGAGTCAACTATGGGACAACAACAAGTGCAAGCCCAAGCTCTAGACCCTGTCAACCCATGGCGTGGACCTGA